The following are encoded together in the Vidua macroura isolate BioBank_ID:100142 chromosome 6, ASM2450914v1, whole genome shotgun sequence genome:
- the SPI1 gene encoding transcription factor PU.1 isoform X1: MLQACKMEGFPLIPPPSDDMVPYESDLYRQPHDYYQYLNSDGESHGDHYWEYHPHHMHSEFETFGDNHFTELQSVQPPQLQQLYRHMEIEQMHVLDSAIPTTHIGLNHQVSYLPRMYFSPPQPSSDEEDIERQSPPLEVSDGENDGVDPGPGIMHGETGSKKKIRLYQFLLDLLRSGDMKDSIWWVDKEKGTFQFSSKHKEALAHRWGIQKGNRKKMTYQKMARALRNYGKTGEVKKVKKKLTYQFSGEVMGRGATDRKHYPH, from the exons ATGTTGCAAGCTTGCAAGATGGAAGGATTTCCCCTTATTCCCCCT CCCTCTGATGATATGGTACCCTATGAGTCAGATCTCTACCGACAGCCCCATGACTATTACCAGTATCTCAACAGTGATGGAGAGAGTCATGGTG aTCATTATTGGGAATATCATCCACACCACATGCACAGTGAATTTGAGACCTTTGGAGACAACCatttcacagagctgcagagtgtgcagcctccccagctgcagcagctctacAGGCACATGGAGATTGAGCAAATGCACGTCTTGGATTCTGCAATCCCAACCACACACATCGGACTCAACCATCAG GTGTCCTATTTGCCCCGGATGTACTTCTCTCCACCTCAGCCCAGCTCTGATGAGGAGGACATAGAGAGGCAGAGCCCCCCCTTGGAGGTTTCAGATGGGGAGAATGATGGTGTGGACCCTGGGCCTGGAATTATGCATGGAGAAACAG GCAGCAAGAAAAAGATACGTCTCTATCAGTTCCTTCTGGACCTTCTTCGCAGTGGGGACATGAAGGACAGCATTTGGTGGGTGGACAAAGAGAAAGGCACTTTCCAGTTCTCCTCCAAACACAAAGAAGCATTGGCACATCGCTGGGGCATCCAGAAAGGCAACCGCAAGAAAATGACCTATCAGAAGATGGCACGGGCTTTGAGAAACTATGGCAAGACAGGGGAAGTCAAGAAAGTTAAGAAGAAGTTGACCTACCAGTTTAGTGGAGAGGTGATGGGAAGGGGGGCCACTGATAGGAAGCATTATCCTCACTGA
- the SPI1 gene encoding transcription factor PU.1 isoform X2, whose amino-acid sequence MPSDDMVPYESDLYRQPHDYYQYLNSDGESHGDHYWEYHPHHMHSEFETFGDNHFTELQSVQPPQLQQLYRHMEIEQMHVLDSAIPTTHIGLNHQVSYLPRMYFSPPQPSSDEEDIERQSPPLEVSDGENDGVDPGPGIMHGETGSKKKIRLYQFLLDLLRSGDMKDSIWWVDKEKGTFQFSSKHKEALAHRWGIQKGNRKKMTYQKMARALRNYGKTGEVKKVKKKLTYQFSGEVMGRGATDRKHYPH is encoded by the exons ATG CCCTCTGATGATATGGTACCCTATGAGTCAGATCTCTACCGACAGCCCCATGACTATTACCAGTATCTCAACAGTGATGGAGAGAGTCATGGTG aTCATTATTGGGAATATCATCCACACCACATGCACAGTGAATTTGAGACCTTTGGAGACAACCatttcacagagctgcagagtgtgcagcctccccagctgcagcagctctacAGGCACATGGAGATTGAGCAAATGCACGTCTTGGATTCTGCAATCCCAACCACACACATCGGACTCAACCATCAG GTGTCCTATTTGCCCCGGATGTACTTCTCTCCACCTCAGCCCAGCTCTGATGAGGAGGACATAGAGAGGCAGAGCCCCCCCTTGGAGGTTTCAGATGGGGAGAATGATGGTGTGGACCCTGGGCCTGGAATTATGCATGGAGAAACAG GCAGCAAGAAAAAGATACGTCTCTATCAGTTCCTTCTGGACCTTCTTCGCAGTGGGGACATGAAGGACAGCATTTGGTGGGTGGACAAAGAGAAAGGCACTTTCCAGTTCTCCTCCAAACACAAAGAAGCATTGGCACATCGCTGGGGCATCCAGAAAGGCAACCGCAAGAAAATGACCTATCAGAAGATGGCACGGGCTTTGAGAAACTATGGCAAGACAGGGGAAGTCAAGAAAGTTAAGAAGAAGTTGACCTACCAGTTTAGTGGAGAGGTGATGGGAAGGGGGGCCACTGATAGGAAGCATTATCCTCACTGA